The Herpetosiphonaceae bacterium genomic sequence ACGCCGAGAAGCCGCCATCCACCGGGACGACCACGCCGTTGACGAAGCGCGCGCCCGGACTACACAGCCAGACCAGCGTGCTGATCAGCTCCTCCGGCTCGCCGAAACGACCCGCCGGGGTATGATCGATGATCGTCTGGCCGCGCTGAGTCAGGCGGCCCTCGGCGTCGAGCAGCAGATCGCGATTCTGCTCGCCGATAAAAAAGCCGGGCGCGATAGCAT encodes the following:
- a CDS encoding SDR family oxidoreductase, with product DEPPRGCIVNISSMAAQRAITRVVGYSAAKAAVDNFTRWLAVELGRSYGAGMRVNAIAPGFFIGEQNRDLLLDAEGRLTQRGQTIIDHTPAGRFGEPEELISTLVWLCSPGARFVNGVVVPVDGGFSAFSGV